From the genome of Drosophila melanogaster chromosome 2L, one region includes:
- the hoe2 gene encoding hoepel2: MGLRDTIRNLRPASPGREKSSGIELQQRSPRGACHHNQVAAVQVTEQSLQVWRALPAEIRHDPSMASFQMENERIHGSSGGATDDEDEDGYEEVDMKNVSRIQDEPGSSFAGSDFLDIKNRPGDENATDDEVTTHSDHEAANGGPGNAKSQARRIHHKSKRSKEQRQRDKLWKRGGLLVFWILSAVVLISVGEKHLLEKTIDVPMGEEGKFFKLLQKPTGDFRLKIHGAFRELSTLDAPENETLSFGFLTVQPQVSTYIGENHSQVFQDILPAWRLPLLSEEELMLRAPAVTTNRTYQMTQELDEMLAGKNSEFRLHIYSDVEVDLAIVLNYNPLIVNARTGSILAGVILLIFYALLVWELFERTFVAMICSILSVTTLACFNDRPNMDEIIQWMDMELLTLLFCMMLLILILTETGVFDYLAVFCFEISGGKIWPMIYSLCLVTCLVSSVLDNMTTVLLLTPVAIRLCEVMQLDPLPVVMGIIVHANIGGALTPIGDPISIIVSTNHFIVDNDVTFPTFVAHTFPGVILAVIQSCVYLRLFYHNIDALRLNEPKEMSELRREMKVWQRALNAVASCSKDAQLVRGTLQAKIKQLKRTLRRLQKGVGSTEVYTNTLDELKQKYPIKNKTLLLQSAGALLFVIVCFFIQSVPHWRTLPLGWVALLGVILLLIILNRDDMEHLMHRIEWTTLLFFAAMFVMMECVERLGIFACISELTEHVILSVGKSHRLAMAIFMILWMSALASSILDSIPVAAIMVKLVTSLVAKPSLGLPLQPLVWALTLGASMGGNGTLYGASANVIAAGIAEQHGYKLSFTRYLRTVFPMMLGQITLMTVYLLVAHVVFEWH; this comes from the exons ATGGGTCTGCGGGACACCATTCGTAACCTACGGCCGGCAAGTCCCGGCCGGGAGAAGTCATCGGGCATCGAGCTGCAGCAGCGAAGTCCGCGAGGTGCATGCCACCACAATCAGGTGGCCGCCGTCCAGGTCACGGAGCAATCATTACAGGTATGGCGCGCACTGCCAGCAGAGATTCGCCACGATCCCAGCATGGCCAGTTTTCAGATGGAGAACGAGAGAATCCATG GTTCCTCCGGCGGCGCCACtgacgacgaggatgaggatggATACGAGGAGGTGGATATGAAGAACGTCAGTCGCATTCAGGATGAGCCCGGCTCAAGCTTTGCCGGCTCCGACTTTCTGGACATCAAGAACAGGCCTGGTGATGAGAATGCCACCGACGATGAGGTCACCACCCACTCCGATCACGAAGCGGCCAATGGTGGTCCGGGTAATGCCAAATCACAGGCCCGCCGGATTCATCACAAATCCAAGCGTTCCAAGGAGCAGCGACAGCGGGACAAATTGTGGAAACGGGGTGGACTACTTGTATTTTGGATCCTGTCGGCAGTGGTGCTGATTTCGGTGGGCGAAAAGCATCTGCTGGAGAAGACCATTGATGTGCCAATGGGCGAGGAGGGAAAGT TTTTCAAGCTGCTCCAAAAACCCACTGGTGACTTCCGCTTGAAGATTCATGGCGCTTTTAGAGAGCTCTCCACGCTGGATGCCCCCGAAAATGAGACTTTGAGCTTTGGATTTCTGACTGTGCAGCCACAGGTGTCCACTTACATTGGCGAGAATCACAGCCAGGTGTTCCAG GATATACTTCCAGCGTGGCGTTTACCACTGCTCTCCGAGGAGGAACTGATGCTGCGTGCTCCGGCTGTGACCACCAATCGCACCTACCAGATGACTCAGGAGTTAGATGAAATGTTGGCTGGAAAGAACAGCGAATTTCGCTTGCATATCTATAGCGATGTGGAGGTGGATTTGGCCATTGTTCTGAACTATAATCCCTTGATAGTGAATGCCAGGACAGGGAGCATCCTGGCTGGTGTAATCCTGCTAATCTTCTATGCACTGCTTGTTTGGGAACTCTTCGAAAGAACCTTTGTGGCCATGATATGTTCCATTCTTTCGGTGACGACTCTAGCCTGTTTTAATG ATCGTCCCAATATGGATGAGATTATCCAGTGGATGGACATGGAGCTACTGACTCTACTCTTCTGCATGATGCTGCTCATTTTGATACTGACTGAAACTGGCGTATTCGACTACCTGGCCGTATTTTGTTTCGAGATATCGGGTGGCAAGATCTGGCCCATGATATATAGTCTCTGTTTGGTCACCTGCCTGGTGTCCAGTGTGCTGGACAACATGACAACCGTGCTGCTCCTGACCCCAGTGGCAATCCGATTGTGCGAGGTAATGCAGTTGGATCCCCTGCCCGTGGTGATGGGCATTATAGTGCATGCCAATATCGGAGGAGCCCTGACGCCCATCGGAGATCCCATCAGTATTATAGTCAGCACCAATCACTTTATTGTGGATAAT GATGTAACTTTTCCCACATTTGTGGCCCACACATTTCCAGGTGTCATTCTAGCAGTTATTCAAAGTTGTGTGTACCTGCGCCTCTTCTATCACAATATCGATGCACTGCGTCTCAATGAGCCCAAGGAGATGAGTGAGCTGCGTAGGGAGATGAAGGTGTGGCAGAGAGCCTTGAATGCAGTGGCCTCCTGTTCCAAGGATGCCCAGCTGGTGAGGGGAACGCTCCAGGCTAAGATTAAGCAACTGAAAAGGACCCTTAGAAGATTGCAAAAAGGTGTGGGCTCCACGGAGGTCTATACGAATACGCTGGACGAGCTCAAGCAGAAA TACCCCATCAAAAACAAGACGCTGCTTTTGCAATCCGCTGGAGCCCTACTCTTCGTCATTGTTTGCTTCTTCATCCAATCCGTGCCGCACTGGAGGACATTACCCCTGGGTTGGGTGGCCCTGCTGGgtgtgatcctgctgctgatCATCCTCAATCGCGATGACATGGAGCACTTGATGCACCGCATCGAGTGGACCACGCTGCTCTTCTTCGCCGCCATGTTCGTGATGATGGAATGCGTGGAGAGATTGGGAATCTTCGCCTGCATCAGTGAGCTCACCGAGCACGTTATCCTTTCGGTGGGAAAGAGTCATCGTCTGGCCATGGCCATCTTTATGATATTATGGATGTCGGCGCTGGCATCATCCATATTGGATAGTATTCCGGTGGCAGCCATAATGGTGAAGCTGGTGACCTCTCTGGTGGCCAAGCCATCGCTGGGACTGCCCCTCCAGCCACTGGTTTGGGCTCTGACCCTGGGCGCTTCGATGGGCGGAAATGGAACGCTCTATGGCGCATCAGCCAATGTCATTGCAGCCGGAATTGCCGAGCAACATGGCTATAAGTTGTCCTTCACCCGATATCTGAGAACAGTTTTTCCCATGATGCTGGGACAGATCACCCTGATGACTGTCTATCTACTGGTGGCGCATGTGGTCTTTGAATGGCATTGA
- the betaggt-I gene encoding beta subunit of type I geranylgeranyl transferase, isoform A yields the protein MEDRTDTEPVLLSKHAKNLLRFLNLLPARMASHDNTRSTIVFFAVCGLDVLNSLHLVPPQLRQDIIDWIYGGLVVPRDNEKNCGGFMGCRAMVPKTEDAEILECMRNYQWGHLAMTYTSLAVLVTLGDDLSRLDRKSIVDGVAAVQKPEGSFSACIDGSEDDMRFVYCAATICYMLDYWGDVNKETMFQFITRSLRYDYGFSQELEGEAHGGTTFCALAALHLSGQLHRLDATTVERMKRWLIFRQMDGFQGRPNKPVDTCYSFWIGASLCILDGFELTDYARNREFILSTQDKLIGGFAKWPQATPDPFHTYLGLCGLAFTGEPGLSPVNPSLNMSMAAYAHLQHLHEQWRSADGRGDEDISVSSAFKQQLHLSKGVEATSTTTTSNSPLISAQ from the exons ATGGAAGACCGCACTGATACGGAGCCCGTGCTGCTCTCCAAGCACGCCAAGAATCTGCTCCGATTCCTTAATCTCCTGCCAGCTCGCATGGCCTCGCACGATAACACCAG GAGCACCATTGTGTTCTTCGCCGTCTGCGGCCTGGATGTGCTAAACTCATTGCATCTGGTGCCGCCACAACTGAGGCAGGACATCATTGACTGGATCTACGGAGGATTGGTAGTGCCACGCGACAACGAGAAAAACTGCGGCGGTTTCATG GGCTGCCGCGCCATGGTGCCCAAAACCGAGGACGCCGAGATCTTGGAGTGCATGCGGAATTACCAGTGGGGCCACTTGGCCATGACGTACACCAGTCTCGCAGTGCTGGTCACCCTGGGCGATGATTTGTCCCGACTGGATCGGAAAAGCATTGTGGACGGAGTGGCTGCTGTTCAGAAGCCTGAGGGCAGTTTTAGCGCCTGCATCGATGGCAGCGAGGATGATATGCGATTTGTTTATTGTGCCGCCACCATATGCTACATGCTGGACTACTGGGGCGATGTCAACAAGGAGACCATGTTTCAGTTCATCACTCGGAGCCTGCGATACGATTACGGTTTCAGCCAAGAGCTGGAGGGGGAGGCCCATGGCGGCACCACATTCTGTGCCTTGGCGGCGTTGCATCTTAGTGGACAACTGCATCGCCTGGATGCCACGACGGTGGAGCGAATGAAGCGTTGGCTCATTTTCCGCCAGATGGATGGATTCCAAGGACGCCCCAATAAGCCAGTGGATACTTGTTATTCCTTCTGGATTGGTGCATCGCTATGTATTCTGGACGGCTTCGAACTAACCGATTATGCCCGGAACCGAGAATTCATTCTGAGCACACAGGATAAGCTCATTGGGGGCTTTGCCAAGTGGCCGCAAGCCACGCCTGATCCGTTTCACACATACCTCGGTCTCTGCGGACTAGCTTTCACGGGTGAACCTGGGCTAAGCCCCGTGAATCCCAGTCTGAACATGTCCATGGCCGCCTACGCTCACCTGCAGCATCTGCATGAGCAGTGGCGGTCCGCAGATGGCCGAGGCGACGAGGATATTAGTGTAAGCTCTGCATTCAAGCAACAACTCCACCTGTCAAAGGGGGTCGAGGCGACATCCACAACAACTACCTCTAACTCGCCATTAATTTCAGCACAATGA
- the Sgs1 gene encoding salivary gland secretion 1 — MKVALIFLTVSILLIQVKNVKANYDWDSMQDGPSEEIIPGCGGDTIYYPDPVQPCDTDSNPTTTKPRQKTKRPKSTRRTTKRTKRPRRKTTKWTTKRATKRTTKRTTRRRPTTPKTPDTTDSPITTTGAECTCSDRTTASSTDSTTDRTTVTNTDWTTPLCTDTPPCTCSEESSTAIPSSPCIDTSTVIPTSPCTQETTTPTPTCSTQGTQTTPCTCAQTTTTPRSTTTTSTSRPTTTTPRSTTTTTTSRPTTTTPRSTTTTTTRRPTTTTPRCTTTTSTCAPTTTTPRSTTTTTTSRPTTTTPRCTTTTSTCSPTRTTPRSTTTTSTSRPTTTTPRCTTTPSTSRPTTTTPRSTTKTSTCAPTTTTPRPTTTPSTSRPTTTTPRSTTTTSTSRPTTTTPRSTTTTTTRRPTTTTPRSTTTTSTSRPTTTTPRSTTTTTTSRPTTTTPRSTTTTCTCSPTTTTPRSTTTTSTSRPTTTTPRSTTTTSTSGPTTTTPRSTTTTTTSGPTTTTPRSTTTTCTCSPTTTTPRSTTTPSTSRPTTTTPRSTTTTCTCSPTTTTPRSTTTTSTSRPTTTTPRSTTTTTTSRPTTTTPRSTTTTSTSGPTTTTPRSTTTTSTSGPTTTTPRSTTTTSTSGPTTTTPRSTTTTSTSGPTTTTPRSTTTTSTSGPTTTTPRSTTTTSTSGPTTTTPRSTTTTSTSGPTTTTPRSTTTTSTSGPTTTTPRSTTTTSTSGPTTTTPRSTTTTSTSGPTTTTPRSTTTTSTSGPTTTTPRSTTTTSTSGPTTTTPRSTTTTSTSGPTTTTPRSTTTTSTSGPTTTTPRSTTTTSTSGPTTTTPRSTTTTSTSGPTTTTPRSTTTTSTSGPTTTTPRSTTTTSTSGPTTTTPRSTTTTSTSGPTTTTPRSTTTTSTSGPTTTTPRSTTTTSTSCPTTTTPRSTTTTCTSGPTTTTPRSTTTTCTSCPTTTTPRSTTTTCTSCPTTTTPRSTTTTCTSGPTTTTPRSTTKTSTCAPTTTTPRSTTTTSTSRPTTTTPRSTTTTTTSRPTTTTPRSTTTPSTSRPTTTTPRSTTTTSTSRPTTTTPRSTTKTSTCAPTTTTPRSTTTTTTSRPTTTTPRSTTTTTTSRPTTTTPRSTTTPCTSRPTTTTPRSTTTTTTSRPTTTTPRSTTTPCPTTTPSASPTRTTTTRRPCPCHPQPPYQIPPWSWWYPNPTYPNPVWPWQPNPVVPQWPQMPGYPNQWPQLPGYPQQLPPPLPSPQWPWSWPKPPVVQPGDCENICENLLKGVKYQEDLIRRCLCTRT, encoded by the exons ATGAAAGTCGCCCTTATCTTTTTAACTG TGAGCATTTTGCTCATACAGGTTAAAAATGTGAAAGCTAATTACGACTGGGATAGTATGCAAGATGGTCCCAGTGAGGAGATAATACCCGGATGTGGAGGGGACACTATCTACTACCCAGATCCAGTGCAACCCTGTGACACTGACAGCAATCCGACTACTACAAAACCGAgacaaaaaactaaaaggcCCAAATCTACGCGTAGAACAACCAAACGAACGAAACGTCCTCGCAGAAAAACAACCAAATGGACCACTAAAAGGGCCACCAAGAGGACCACCAAAAGGACCACCAGAAGGCGTCCGACCACACCGAAAACCCCGGATACAACAGATTCCCCTATAACGACCACGGGTGCGGAGTGCACATGCTCTGATCGAACTACTGCAAGTAGCACCGATTCGACCACCGACAGAACGACTGTGACAAACACAGACTGGACCACTCCATTGTGTACCGATACTCCACCATGCACCTGTTCTGAAGAATCTTCTACTGCAATACCCAGTTCTCCTTGCATAGATACTTCCACCGTCATTCCCACAAGTCCGTGTACTCAAGAAACCACTACTCCAACACCAACGTGTTCAACCCAAGGAACCCAAACAACCCCCTGCACATGTGCCCAAACGACAACTACTcctagatccacaacaacaacttccacaagtcgcccaacgacaactactcccagatccacaacaacaactaccacAAGTCgcccaacgacaactactcctagatccacaacaacaactaccacACGTCgcccaacgacaactactcctagatgcacaacaacaacttccacTTGTGCcccaacgacaactactcctagatccacaacaacaactaccacAAGTCgcccaacgacaactactcctagatgcacaacaacaacttccacTTGTTCCCCAACGAGAACTACTcctagatccacaacaacaacttccacaagtcgcccaacgacaactactcctAGATGCACAACAACACCTTCCACAAGTCGCCCAACAACAACTACTCCTAGATCTACAACAAAAACTTCCACTTGTGCcccaacgacaactactcctAGACCCACAACAACACCTTCCACAAGTCgcccaacgacaactactcctagatccacaacaacaacttccacaagtcgcccaacgacaactactcctagatccacaacaacaactaccacACGTCgcccaacgacaactactcctagatccacaacaacaacttccacaagtcgcccaacgacaactactcctagatccacaacaacaactaccacAAGTCgcccaacgacaactactcctagatccacaacaacaacgtgCACTTGTTCcccaacgacaactactcctagatccacaacaacaacttccacaagtcgcccaacgacaactactcctagatccacaacaacaacttccacaagtggcccaacgacaactactcctagatccacaacaacaactaccacAAGTGgcccaacgacaactactcctagatccacaacaacaacttgcACTTGTTCcccaacgacaactactcctagatccacaacaacaCCTTCCACAAGTCgcccaacgacaactactcctagatccacaacaacaacttgcACTTGTTCcccaacgacaactactcctagatccacaacaacaacttccacaagtcgcccaacgacaactactcctagatccacaacaacaactaccacAAGTCgcccaacgacaactactcctagatccacaacaacaacttccacaagtggcccaacgacaactactcctagatccacaacaacaacttccacaagtggcccaacgacaactactcctagatccacaacaacaacttccacaagtggcccaacgacaactactcctagatccacaacaacaacttccacaagtggcccaacgacaactactcctagatccacaacaacaacttccacaagtggcccaacgacaactactcctagatccacaacaacaacttccacaagtggcccaacgacaactactcctagatccacaacaacaacttccacaagtggcccaacgacaactactcctagatccacaacaacaacttccacaagtggcccaacgacaactactcctagatccacaacaacaacttccacaagtggcccaacgacaactactcctagatccacaacaacaacttccacaagtggcccaacgacaactactcctagatccacaacaacaacttccacaagtggcccaacgacaactactcctagatccacaacaacaacttccacaagtggcccaacgacaactactcctagatccacaacaacaacttccacaagtggcccaacgacaactactcctagatccacaacaacaacttccacaagtggcccaacgacaactactcctagatccacaacaacaacttccacaagtggcccaacgacaactactcctagatccacaacaacaacttccacaagtggcccaacgacaactactcctagatccacaacaacaacttccacaagtggcccaacgacaactactcctagatccacaacaacaacttccacaagtggcccaacgacaactactcctagatccacaacaacaacttccacaagtggcccaacgacaactactcctagatccacaacaacaacttccacaagtggcccaacgacaactactcctagatccacaacaacaacttccacaagttgcccaacgacaactactcctagatccacaacaacaacttgcACAAGTGgcccaacgacaactactcctagatccacaacaacaacttgcACAAGTTgcccaacgacaactactcctagatccacaacaacaacttgcACAAGTTgcccaacgacaactactcctagatccacaacaacaacttgcACAAGTGgcccaacgacaactactcctAGATCCACAACAAAAACCTCCACTTGTGCcccaacgacaactactcctagatccacaacaacaacttccacaagtcgcccaacgacaactactcctagatccacaacaacaactaccacAAGTCGCCCAACGACGACTACTcctagatccacaacaacaCCTTCCACAAGTCGCCCAACCACAACTACTcctagatccacaacaacTACTTCCACAAGTCgcccaacgacaactactcctAGATCCACAACAAAAACTTCCACTTGTGCcccaacgacaactactcctagatccacaacaacaactaccacAAGTCgcccaacgacaactactcctagatccacaacaacaactaccacAAGTCgcccaacgacaactactcctagatccacaacaacaCCTTGCACAAGTCGCCCAACCACAACTACTcctagatccacaacaacaactaccacAAGTCgcccaacgacaactactcctagatccacaacaacaCCTTGTCCAACTACAACACCATCTGCAAGTCctacaagaacaacaacaacccgTCGTCCTTGCCCTTGCCATCCCCAGCCTCCTTACCAGATTCCTCCTTGGTCATGGTGGTATCCGAACCCGACCTACCCCAATCCCGTGTGGCCCTGGCAACCTAACCCAGTCGTTCCTCAATGGCCACAGATGCCCGGATATCCAAATCAGTGGCCACAATTACCAGGTTATCCCCAGCAATTACCACCGCCGTTGCCATCACCTCAGTGGCCGTGGTCTTGGCCAAAACCACCAGTAGTTCAACCTGGCGACTGTGAAAACATATGCGAAAACCTACTGAAGGGAGTAAAATATCAAGAAGATCTCATCAGAAGGTGCTTGTGCACACGAACATAA
- the betaggt-I gene encoding beta subunit of type I geranylgeranyl transferase, isoform B, which translates to MEDRTDTEPVLLSKHAKNLLRFLNLLPARMASHDNTRSTIVFFAVCGLDVLNSLHLVPPQLRQDIIDWIYGGLVVPRDNEKNCGGFMGCRAMVPKTEDAEILECMRNYQWGHLAMTYTSLAVLVTLGDDLSRLDRKSIVDGVAAVQKPEGSFSACIDGSEDDMRFVYCAATICYMLDYWGDVNKETMFQFITRSLRYDYGFSQELEGEAHGGTTFCALAALHLSGQLHRLDATTVERMKRWLIFRQMDGFQGRPNKPVDTCYSFWIGASLCILDGFELTDYARNREFILSTQDKLIGGFAKWPQATPDPFHTYLGLCGLAFTGEPGLSPVNPSLNMSMAAYAHLQHLHEQWRSADGRGDEDISHNDGKPHKARGES; encoded by the exons ATGGAAGACCGCACTGATACGGAGCCCGTGCTGCTCTCCAAGCACGCCAAGAATCTGCTCCGATTCCTTAATCTCCTGCCAGCTCGCATGGCCTCGCACGATAACACCAG GAGCACCATTGTGTTCTTCGCCGTCTGCGGCCTGGATGTGCTAAACTCATTGCATCTGGTGCCGCCACAACTGAGGCAGGACATCATTGACTGGATCTACGGAGGATTGGTAGTGCCACGCGACAACGAGAAAAACTGCGGCGGTTTCATG GGCTGCCGCGCCATGGTGCCCAAAACCGAGGACGCCGAGATCTTGGAGTGCATGCGGAATTACCAGTGGGGCCACTTGGCCATGACGTACACCAGTCTCGCAGTGCTGGTCACCCTGGGCGATGATTTGTCCCGACTGGATCGGAAAAGCATTGTGGACGGAGTGGCTGCTGTTCAGAAGCCTGAGGGCAGTTTTAGCGCCTGCATCGATGGCAGCGAGGATGATATGCGATTTGTTTATTGTGCCGCCACCATATGCTACATGCTGGACTACTGGGGCGATGTCAACAAGGAGACCATGTTTCAGTTCATCACTCGGAGCCTGCGATACGATTACGGTTTCAGCCAAGAGCTGGAGGGGGAGGCCCATGGCGGCACCACATTCTGTGCCTTGGCGGCGTTGCATCTTAGTGGACAACTGCATCGCCTGGATGCCACGACGGTGGAGCGAATGAAGCGTTGGCTCATTTTCCGCCAGATGGATGGATTCCAAGGACGCCCCAATAAGCCAGTGGATACTTGTTATTCCTTCTGGATTGGTGCATCGCTATGTATTCTGGACGGCTTCGAACTAACCGATTATGCCCGGAACCGAGAATTCATTCTGAGCACACAGGATAAGCTCATTGGGGGCTTTGCCAAGTGGCCGCAAGCCACGCCTGATCCGTTTCACACATACCTCGGTCTCTGCGGACTAGCTTTCACGGGTGAACCTGGGCTAAGCCCCGTGAATCCCAGTCTGAACATGTCCATGGCCGCCTACGCTCACCTGCAGCATCTGCATGAGCAGTGGCGGTCCGCAGATGGCCGAGGCGACGAGGATATTAGT CACAATGATGGGAAGCCGCACAAAGCACGAGGGGAAAGTTAA
- the synr gene encoding sayonara has product MGCGSSMDTQTNPVVTEVSSEMQPRQNGASGNVVEQYVRLDEQISKLEGTCPGPRMATAEAWVEHIQSKHEAMLGLDGMGVSPLREREWETEEALPIPAYTMGGRQGDPIVANTPTKDLAQLAYNLGVIGDARKASMHEDFFANLSESAMYLLSIRYYGEMLEHTKVRLKTLAESYAELNELYVKQDGIIAYISGGTYMTRLEESIDEQLETARDTRDKLGSALEQWRICGLLLRAAANSSTQALKQWRQLGRIIDPKQKLQWALDCRSLLHASTISLEAAQLALPHVELKYMSHRQVLAVKHCNTYLITDIANKARYEHTSRVFTSYESNMSKTCTWLYETFNSTLRPDYDRAEETVCGLAKTLRDHREEVFNTVRK; this is encoded by the exons ATGGGCTGTGGCTCCTCCATGGATACGCAGACGAATCCTGTCGTCACGGAGGTCAGCTCGGAAATGCAACCTCGCCAGAATGGCGCCTCTGGA AATGTGGTCGAGCAATATGTGCGCCTGGACGAGCAGATCAGCAAGCTGGAGGGCACATGTCCTGGTCCTCGAATGGCCACCGCCGAGGCCTGGGTGGAGCACATTCAGAGCAAGCACGAGGCGATGCTGGGACTCGATGGCATGGGAGTGTCTCCTTTGCGCGAGAGGGAATGGGAAACCGAGGAGGCCCTGCCCATTCCAGCTTACACAATGGGGGGGCGGCAGGGCGACCCAATTGTGGCCAACACGCCCACCAAGGACCTGGCCCAG CTTGCCTACAACCTGGGCGTAATTGGCGATGCCCGCAAGGCTTCCATGCACGAGGATTTCTTCGCCAACCTGAGCGAGTCCGCCATGTATTTGCTTAGCATTCGTTACTACGGCGAGATGTTGGAACACACTAAGGTGCGTCTAAAGACTCTGGCCGAGAGCTATGCAGAGCTGAACGAGCTGTACGTAAAGCAAGACGGGATTATAGCGTATATAAGCGGGGGAACGTACATGACTCGGCTGGAGGAGAGCATTGATGAGCAGCTTGAGACGGCAAGAGATACAAGGGATAAGCTGGGCAGCGCACTGGAGCAGTGGCGCATCTGTGGATTACTACTTAGAGCAGCCGCGAATTCCTCGACGCAGGCATTAAAACAATGGCGACAGCTTGGACGGATAAT AGATCCCAAGCAAAAGCTTCAGTGGGCGTTGGACTGTCGAAGTCTGTTACACGCCTCCACGATATCCCTAGAGGCGGCTCAGCTGGCTCTGCCGCACGTGGAACTCAAGTACATGAGTCATCGGCAAGTCCTAGCCGTCAAGCACTGCAACACCTACCTAATCACGGATATAGCAAACAAAGCGCG GTACGAGCACACCAGTCGGGTCTTCACCAGTTACGAATCAAACATGTCCAAAACCTGCACGTGGCTCTACGAAACCTTTAACAGCACGCTGCGCCCAGACTACGACAGGGCGGAGGAAACTGTATGCGGGCTGGCCAAGACGCTCCGGGATCATCGCGAGGAGGTCTTCAACACGGTGCGCAAGTGA
- the mRpL24 gene encoding mitochondrial ribosomal protein L24: MRLTQYLASKLKNFSNLPKEYIERSKKQVYWQTPKEINYLPRTVERKRFRYTTNRSWTGQFRQQNMPGTVRRKVLVEPIEDWSFFRGDRIEVLVGKDKGKQGIVTQVIPERNWVIVEGLNWHYRKVGGEKEFPGIIIKSEAPLHVTKDIRLVDPSDLQGTDFEWRFTEEGEKVRVSLRSGRIIPIPETNNQTHDYKTPNAYIEREKDTPGAVVGEITFQPKLSTFEMDIMEEMGIKEERTPVKSYWY; the protein is encoded by the exons ATGCGTTTAACGCAATATTTGGCCAGCAAGTTGAAGAACTTTTCCAATCTGCCCAAGGAATACATCGAGCGCAGCAAAAAACAG GTGTACTGGCAAACTCCGAAGGAGATTAATTACCTACCGCGTACCGTGGAGCGAAAGAGATTCCGCTACACCACAAATCGTTCATGGACGGGTCAGTTCCGCCAGCAAAATATGCCCGGAACCGTGCGTCGCAAGGTGCTAGTGGAACCAATTG AGGACTGGAGCTTTTTCCGCGGCGATCGTATCGAAGTCCTTGTGGGTAAAGACAAAGGAAAGCAGGGAATTGTCACCCAGGTTATACCCGAGCGCAATTGGGTAATTGTAGAGGGCCTGAACTGGCACTATCGCAAGGTTGGCGGTGAGAAGGAGTTTCCCGGTATCATTATCAAGTCCGAGGCACCTTTGCACGTCACCAAGGACATTCGTCTGGTTGACCCATCGGATCTTCAGGGCACCGACTTTGAGTGGCGTTTCACGGAGGAGGGCGAGAAAGTGCGGGTGTCCTTGCGATCTGGCCGAATCATACCCATCCCGGAGACGAACAACCAGACGCACGATTATAAAACACCAAACGCCTATATcgaaagggagaaggatacgCCAG GCGCTGTTGTGGGCGAGATCACCTTTCAGCCCAAGTTGTCCACATTCGAGATGGACATTATGGAGGAAATGGGCATCAAAGAGGAACGCACGCCAGTCAAGAGCTATTGGTACTAA